A single window of Gossypium arboreum isolate Shixiya-1 chromosome 13, ASM2569848v2, whole genome shotgun sequence DNA harbors:
- the LOC108463400 gene encoding uncharacterized protein LOC108463400 isoform X2, translating into MISMENKGFNVILMVLFLGLCCLLISCATVPAIRNLNSNKELLLSSARNLLAQDVKKSSEAEEMFEEYLGHKFNEERMLIETTDYPPPGPDPKHDPHAPPPPQS; encoded by the exons ATGATTAGCATGGAGAACAAAGGTTTTAATGTTATACTTATGGTACTTTTTCTGGGTTTATGTTGTCTTCTGATTTCTTGTGCTACTGTTCCTGCTATAA gaAATCTCAACTCAAATAAGGAACTACTCCTTTCTTCCGCACGAAATTTACTTGCTCAG GATGTGAAAAAATCAAGTGAAGCTGAGGAAATGTTTGAGGAATATTTAGGACATAAATTCAATGAAGAAAGGATGCTAATAGAAACAACAGATTATCCACCACCTGGTCCCGACCCCAAGCATGATCCCCATGCTCCTCCTCCTCCCCAatcatga
- the LOC108463400 gene encoding uncharacterized protein LOC108463400 isoform X1 — MISMENKGFNVILMVLFLGLCCLLISCATVPAISKGNLNSNKELLLSSARNLLAQDVKKSSEAEEMFEEYLGHKFNEERMLIETTDYPPPGPDPKHDPHAPPPPQS, encoded by the exons ATGATTAGCATGGAGAACAAAGGTTTTAATGTTATACTTATGGTACTTTTTCTGGGTTTATGTTGTCTTCTGATTTCTTGTGCTACTGTTCCTGCTATAAGTAAGG gaAATCTCAACTCAAATAAGGAACTACTCCTTTCTTCCGCACGAAATTTACTTGCTCAG GATGTGAAAAAATCAAGTGAAGCTGAGGAAATGTTTGAGGAATATTTAGGACATAAATTCAATGAAGAAAGGATGCTAATAGAAACAACAGATTATCCACCACCTGGTCCCGACCCCAAGCATGATCCCCATGCTCCTCCTCCTCCCCAatcatga